From the Leifsonia sp. AG29 genome, one window contains:
- a CDS encoding CarD family transcriptional regulator gives MLFEVGETVVYPHHGAATITEVKKRIIKGEEKLYLKLNVTQGDLTIEVPAENVDLVGVRDVIGKEGLDRVFEVLRAPFTEEPTNWSRRYKANLEKLASGDVIKVSEVVRDLWRRDQDRGLSAGEKRMLAKARQILISELALAEKTDDEQASSLLDEVLAS, from the coding sequence ATGCTTTTCGAGGTTGGCGAGACCGTCGTCTATCCGCACCACGGTGCCGCAACGATCACCGAAGTCAAGAAGAGAATCATCAAGGGTGAAGAGAAGCTGTACCTCAAGCTCAACGTGACGCAGGGCGACCTGACCATCGAGGTCCCCGCCGAGAACGTCGACCTGGTGGGTGTGCGCGACGTGATCGGCAAGGAGGGCCTCGACCGCGTCTTCGAGGTGCTGCGCGCTCCGTTCACCGAGGAGCCCACCAACTGGTCCCGTCGCTACAAGGCCAACCTCGAGAAGCTGGCCTCGGGCGACGTCATCAAGGTGTCGGAGGTCGTCCGCGACCTGTGGCGCCGCGACCAGGACCGCGGGCTCTCCGCCGGCGAGAAGCGCATGCTCGCGAAGGCTCGTCAGATCCTGATCTCCGAGCTCGCCCTGGCCGAGAAGACCGACGACGAGCAGGCTTCGAGCCTCCTCGACGAGGTGCTCGCCTCCTAG
- a CDS encoding response regulator transcription factor encodes MTSILLVEDEAALSEPLAYLLKREGYEVTVAEDGPSALADFDRDGADLVLLDLMLPGIPGTEVCREIRTRSNVPIIMLTAKDSEVDIVVGLELGADDYVTKPYSSRELLARIRAVLRRRVEAEEDLDDGVLEAGTVRMDVDRHTVSVNGAEISMPLKEFELLELLLRNAGRVLTRGQLIDRVWGSDYFGDTKTLDVHIKRIRSRIEESPSEPRMLVTVRGLGYRFNA; translated from the coding sequence GTGACATCCATCCTGCTCGTCGAGGATGAGGCCGCGCTCAGCGAGCCGCTCGCGTACCTGCTCAAGCGCGAAGGATACGAGGTGACGGTGGCCGAGGACGGGCCGAGCGCGCTCGCCGACTTCGACCGGGACGGGGCCGACCTCGTGCTCCTCGACCTCATGCTGCCGGGCATCCCGGGCACCGAGGTCTGCCGCGAGATCCGCACCCGGTCGAACGTGCCCATCATCATGCTGACCGCGAAGGACTCCGAGGTCGACATCGTGGTCGGGCTGGAGCTCGGCGCCGACGACTACGTCACCAAGCCGTACTCCTCGCGCGAACTGCTCGCCCGCATCCGCGCGGTGCTCCGACGCCGGGTGGAGGCGGAGGAGGACCTCGACGACGGTGTTCTGGAGGCGGGGACCGTCCGCATGGACGTCGACCGGCACACGGTCTCGGTCAACGGGGCCGAGATCTCCATGCCGCTGAAGGAATTCGAGCTGCTCGAGCTGCTCCTCCGCAACGCCGGCCGGGTGCTCACCCGGGGTCAGCTGATCGACCGGGTCTGGGGGAGCGACTACTTCGGCGACACCAAGACGCTCGACGTGCACATCAAGCGGATCCGGTCGCGGATCGAGGAGAGCCCGTCCGAGCCGCGCATGCTCGTGACCGTGCGCGGGTTGGGGTACCGCTTCAACGCCTGA
- a CDS encoding sensor histidine kinase, with protein sequence MDSTWLVLLSLGLGLVVGAGFVWMLHLAERRGNHAAQVVSPTVPDGVDQVLDALESAGVVLDPSNNVIKASPGAHAIGLVWNGALVHPHLVELVNRVRRTGEPVTEECEIARGPFGDANIHLSVRVARLGSRYILLLAEDRTESFRLDAVRRDFVANISHELKTPIGAVGLLAEALDDASDDPDQVRRFALRLSEEASRLARITQDIIELSRLQAADVLQDSEELSAKKVVRAAVDQNRVVAEARGIEIALRGEKDATVVGNEPLLVTAVHNLISNAIQYSPDGSRIGIGVRAVDGVVEIAVTDQGEGIPEEDLDRVFERFFRVDQARSRNTGGTGLGLSIVKHAVQNHGGEVRVWSQPGRGSTFTIRLPEASTVRPPIGENL encoded by the coding sequence ATGGACTCCACCTGGTTGGTGCTGCTCTCGCTGGGCCTGGGGCTCGTCGTCGGCGCCGGATTCGTGTGGATGCTCCATCTCGCCGAGCGCCGGGGCAACCACGCCGCCCAGGTGGTGAGCCCGACGGTCCCGGACGGGGTCGACCAGGTGCTCGACGCCCTGGAGTCCGCCGGGGTGGTGCTCGACCCCTCCAACAACGTCATCAAGGCCTCGCCGGGCGCGCACGCCATCGGTCTCGTGTGGAACGGCGCCCTCGTGCATCCGCACCTCGTCGAGCTGGTGAACCGCGTGCGCCGCACCGGGGAGCCGGTCACCGAGGAGTGCGAGATCGCGCGGGGGCCCTTCGGCGACGCGAACATCCACCTCAGCGTGCGGGTCGCCCGCCTCGGATCGCGGTACATCCTGCTGCTCGCCGAGGACCGCACGGAGTCGTTCCGCCTCGACGCGGTGCGCCGTGACTTCGTCGCGAACATCAGCCACGAGCTGAAGACGCCGATCGGAGCGGTAGGCCTCCTCGCGGAGGCGCTCGACGACGCCTCGGACGATCCCGACCAGGTCCGGCGGTTCGCCCTCCGGCTCAGCGAGGAGGCGTCGCGCCTGGCCCGCATCACGCAGGACATCATCGAGCTGAGCCGGCTGCAGGCCGCCGACGTCCTCCAGGACTCCGAGGAGCTCTCGGCCAAGAAGGTCGTGCGGGCCGCCGTCGATCAGAACCGGGTGGTCGCGGAGGCGCGCGGCATCGAGATCGCCCTGCGCGGCGAGAAGGACGCGACCGTCGTCGGCAACGAGCCGCTCCTCGTCACCGCGGTGCACAACCTCATCTCGAATGCCATCCAGTACTCGCCGGACGGCTCCCGCATCGGGATCGGCGTGCGCGCGGTCGACGGGGTCGTCGAGATCGCGGTCACCGATCAGGGGGAGGGGATCCCCGAGGAGGACCTGGACCGCGTCTTCGAGCGCTTCTTCCGCGTCGACCAGGCCCGCTCCCGCAACACGGGAGGGACGGGGCTCGGCCTGTCGATCGTCAAGCACGCCGTGCAGAACCACGGCGGCGAGGTCCGCGTCTGGTCGCAGCCGGGCCGCGGCTCCACTTTCACCATCCGGCTGCCCGAGGCATCCACCGTCCGCCCCCCGATAGGAGAGAACCTGTGA
- the phoU gene encoding phosphate signaling complex protein PhoU: protein MRAVFQQELAEVQERLVEISELVVGSIQKATQAFNESDVTLAEEVIADDHKIDELTVLLDELSIQILARQQPVARDLRIVVTALRVSASLERMGDMAEHIAQLARYRFPDKVVPKSLRGTFAEMGRLDVQIATKLTELLRTQDVRLADEIRNDDDDVDELHASVFDKVLGETWKGQAVDTVDATLASRYHERFADHAVSIAKKVQYLATGDWAPELASS, encoded by the coding sequence ATGCGCGCAGTCTTTCAGCAGGAGCTCGCCGAAGTCCAAGAGCGGCTCGTCGAGATCTCCGAGCTCGTCGTCGGCTCGATCCAGAAGGCCACGCAGGCGTTCAACGAGTCCGACGTGACCCTCGCCGAGGAGGTCATCGCCGACGACCACAAGATCGACGAGCTGACCGTCCTGCTCGACGAGCTGTCGATCCAGATCCTCGCGCGTCAGCAGCCGGTCGCCCGCGACCTCCGGATCGTGGTCACCGCGCTCCGGGTGAGCGCCTCCCTCGAGCGCATGGGCGACATGGCCGAGCACATCGCGCAGCTCGCGCGCTACCGCTTCCCCGACAAGGTCGTCCCGAAGAGCCTCCGCGGCACCTTCGCCGAGATGGGCCGCCTCGACGTGCAGATCGCCACGAAGCTCACCGAGCTGCTGCGCACGCAGGATGTGCGTCTCGCCGACGAGATCCGCAACGACGACGACGACGTCGACGAGCTGCACGCCAGCGTCTTCGACAAGGTGCTCGGCGAGACGTGGAAGGGCCAGGCGGTCGACACGGTCGACGCGACGCTCGCCTCCCGCTACCACGAGCGCTTCGCGGACCACGCCGTCTCGATCGCGAAGAAGGTCCAGTACCTCGCCACCGGCGACTGGGCTCCGGAGCTCGCCAGCTCCTGA
- a CDS encoding 2'-5' RNA ligase family protein — protein MVAFLGREAPEEFDAADWPLHVTVVPPFEIELDASAVAALIPAAARIPVVGAGRERFGSRRTVPVTVLRPSPALTGLHTAIVQALEGAGAVMKDQRHILGAFRAHATDQHGGRLHPGERAVLTELSVVARAPHSRRRVAARVTLAP, from the coding sequence ATCGTCGCATTCCTCGGGCGCGAGGCGCCCGAGGAATTCGACGCTGCTGACTGGCCGCTCCACGTCACCGTGGTGCCGCCGTTCGAGATCGAGCTCGATGCCTCGGCCGTCGCGGCGCTGATCCCGGCGGCCGCGCGCATCCCGGTCGTGGGGGCCGGGCGCGAGAGGTTCGGATCACGCCGGACCGTCCCGGTGACCGTGCTCCGCCCCTCGCCCGCGCTCACCGGACTCCACACCGCGATCGTGCAGGCCCTGGAGGGGGCGGGGGCGGTCATGAAGGACCAGCGCCACATCCTCGGCGCGTTCCGCGCGCACGCGACGGATCAGCACGGCGGACGCCTCCACCCGGGAGAGCGCGCCGTGCTCACGGAGCTCAGCGTCGTCGCCCGCGCGCCGCACTCGCGTCGCCGTGTGGCGGCACGAGTGACGCTGGCGCCCTAG
- a CDS encoding phosphoglyceromutase produces MAAPYTLILLRHGSSEWNEKNLFTGWVDVRLSETGVAEAKRAGELLRDSGLTPDVLHTSVLTRAIQTANYALDVADRLWIPVQRSWRLNERHYGALQGLDKADTLEKYGPEQFQLWRRSFDVPPPPLPDDSPFSQVSDPRYAGLGADLPRTECLKDVIARMLPYWESDITPDLAAGKTVLVTAHGNSLRALVKHLDGISDDEIAGLNIPTGIPLVYKLGEDFAPLEPSYYLDPEAAAAGAAAVAAQGKK; encoded by the coding sequence ATGGCCGCTCCCTACACCCTGATCCTCCTGCGCCACGGCAGCAGCGAGTGGAACGAGAAGAACCTGTTCACCGGCTGGGTGGACGTGCGTCTCAGCGAGACCGGCGTCGCCGAGGCGAAGCGGGCGGGTGAGCTGCTCCGCGACTCCGGCCTCACGCCGGACGTGCTCCACACCTCCGTCCTCACTCGCGCCATCCAGACGGCGAACTACGCGCTCGACGTCGCCGACCGTCTCTGGATCCCGGTGCAGCGCTCGTGGAGGCTCAACGAGCGCCACTACGGAGCGCTTCAGGGACTCGACAAGGCCGACACCCTCGAGAAGTACGGTCCCGAGCAGTTCCAGCTGTGGCGCCGCTCGTTCGACGTCCCTCCGCCGCCGCTGCCCGACGACAGCCCGTTCTCGCAGGTCTCCGACCCGCGCTACGCCGGCCTCGGCGCCGACCTCCCGCGCACCGAATGCCTGAAGGACGTCATCGCGCGCATGCTGCCGTACTGGGAGTCGGACATCACGCCCGACCTCGCGGCGGGCAAGACCGTGCTCGTCACGGCGCACGGCAACTCGCTGCGCGCGCTCGTGAAGCACCTCGACGGCATCTCGGACGACGAGATCGCGGGTCTCAACATCCCGACCGGCATCCCGCTCGTCTACAAGCTCGGGGAGGACTTCGCGCCCCTCGAGCCGTCGTACTACCTCGACCCGGAGGCCGCCGCCGCCGGCGCCGCCGCGGTCGCCGCGCAGGGCAAGAAGTAA
- a CDS encoding class I SAM-dependent methyltransferase: protein MASGAVGTVTRGTTNTNRLRRVDRWIAALPELRRASDPLVVDLGYGASGVTAFELHHRLARVRPDVEVLGLEIEPARVRRAEEQLAEVRAGATPFAADARISFGLGGFEVPLPAGRLATVIRAFNVLRQYDESDVATAWQRMRARLQPGGVLVEGTCDELGRISSWVALDPQGPRTLTVSLRLHDLEAPSVVAERLPKALIHRNVPGERVHAFLTELDRLWRVHSPLGAYGPTQRWIAVAESLRAAGWPVIGGRARWRLGELSVAWEAVAPAS from the coding sequence ATGGCTTCAGGCGCGGTCGGCACGGTCACCCGTGGCACGACGAACACCAACCGGCTGCGCCGTGTCGACCGGTGGATCGCGGCGCTTCCGGAGCTGCGCCGCGCCTCCGACCCGCTCGTCGTCGACCTCGGCTACGGCGCCAGCGGGGTGACGGCCTTCGAGCTGCATCACCGGTTGGCGCGGGTGCGGCCCGACGTCGAGGTGCTCGGACTCGAGATCGAGCCGGCGCGCGTGCGCCGGGCCGAGGAGCAGCTGGCGGAGGTGCGTGCGGGGGCGACCCCGTTCGCCGCCGATGCGCGCATCTCGTTCGGGCTCGGGGGTTTCGAGGTGCCGCTTCCGGCCGGGCGTCTCGCCACGGTGATCCGCGCCTTCAACGTGCTGCGCCAGTACGACGAGTCCGACGTGGCGACCGCCTGGCAGCGCATGCGGGCCCGGTTGCAGCCCGGCGGCGTGCTGGTCGAGGGCACGTGCGACGAGCTCGGCCGCATCTCGAGCTGGGTCGCCCTCGATCCGCAGGGGCCGCGGACGCTCACGGTCTCGCTGCGCCTCCACGATCTCGAGGCGCCGTCGGTCGTGGCGGAGCGCCTCCCCAAGGCGCTGATCCACCGGAACGTGCCCGGCGAGCGCGTCCACGCCTTCCTCACCGAGCTGGATCGGCTCTGGCGGGTGCACTCCCCGCTCGGCGCCTACGGTCCGACGCAGCGGTGGATCGCTGTGGCCGAGAGTCTGCGCGCGGCGGGCTGGCCCGTCATCGGCGGCCGAGCGCGCTGGCGGCTCGGTGAGCTGTCCGTCGCCTGGGAGGCGGTCGCCCCCGCCTCCTGA
- the ygfZ gene encoding CAF17-like 4Fe-4S cluster assembly/insertion protein YgfZ, translating to MPSPFLSLPGAVDTDGSGVPAHYGNPLGEQRALAEGRAIVDLSDRAVLSVTGPDRLSWLNSLTSQALTGLQPGESSETLLLDVTGRVEHAARLVDDGETTWLLVDHPEAEGLRTWLDSMRFMLRVEVADRTAEFATIGTLGDPPLPIAAPAGVPLIWHDPWHAVTPGGHQYARGEHPGAGWSWSERLVPRDALASIVTRVRSGEFAAAGTLAADALRIAAWRPRFSTEVDERTIPHELDWLRTAVHLSKGCYRGQETVAKVHNLGHPPRRLVMLHLDGSEGVHPGRGALVSLDGKEVGTVTSSALHYELGPIALAIVKRSADASATLTVDADGVSVAAAQEVVVPPEAGGEAHVPHLPRLGAVTRRPRA from the coding sequence ATGCCCTCGCCCTTCCTGTCCCTCCCCGGCGCCGTCGACACCGACGGCTCGGGTGTCCCGGCGCACTACGGCAACCCGCTCGGCGAGCAGCGCGCGCTCGCCGAGGGCCGGGCCATCGTCGACCTCTCGGACCGCGCCGTTCTCTCGGTCACGGGCCCCGACCGGCTGAGCTGGCTCAATTCGCTCACCAGCCAGGCGCTGACCGGCCTCCAGCCCGGGGAGTCCTCCGAGACCCTCCTGCTCGATGTCACCGGGCGCGTCGAGCACGCCGCCCGGCTCGTAGACGACGGCGAGACGACCTGGCTGCTCGTCGACCATCCGGAGGCCGAGGGCCTCCGGACGTGGCTCGACTCGATGCGGTTCATGCTGCGTGTCGAGGTCGCCGACCGCACCGCCGAGTTCGCGACGATCGGCACGCTCGGCGACCCGCCCCTCCCGATCGCGGCGCCCGCCGGCGTGCCGTTGATCTGGCACGACCCGTGGCACGCGGTGACCCCCGGCGGGCACCAGTACGCCCGGGGCGAGCACCCGGGCGCGGGGTGGAGCTGGAGCGAGCGACTCGTGCCGCGCGACGCGCTCGCGTCGATCGTCACCCGCGTGCGGTCGGGCGAGTTCGCCGCCGCCGGCACGCTGGCCGCCGACGCGCTCCGCATCGCCGCATGGCGTCCCCGTTTCTCGACCGAGGTCGACGAGCGCACCATCCCGCACGAGCTCGATTGGCTCCGCACCGCCGTGCACCTCAGCAAGGGCTGCTACCGCGGGCAGGAGACGGTCGCGAAGGTGCACAACCTGGGCCACCCGCCGCGCCGGCTGGTCATGCTGCACCTCGACGGATCGGAGGGCGTGCATCCCGGCCGCGGCGCGCTGGTCTCGCTCGACGGCAAGGAGGTCGGCACCGTGACGTCGTCCGCGCTCCACTACGAGCTCGGGCCGATCGCACTCGCGATCGTCAAGCGCAGCGCGGACGCCTCAGCGACCCTCACGGTCGATGCCGATGGCGTTTCCGTTGCGGCGGCTCAGGAGGTGGTCGTGCCTCCCGAGGCGGGCGGGGAGGCCCACGTGCCGCACCTCCCGCGCCTGGGCGCGGTCACGCGCAGACCTCGCGCCTGA
- a CDS encoding FABP family protein — translation MIEIPTDLPAELVPLSWLLGVWEGTGVLDYAVDDDHTQLEFGQRISFSHDGQSYLNYNATSWVLDEQSTPLAAETGYWRLSRKLIEGDAGPAMLPGVGPRPFTTAQSVEALRASNGAFDIDVAIIHPDGVTEIYVGQVAGPRIDLATDAVLRTAGAKEYTAATRLYGLVENHLLWAWDIAALGHELRTHASARLAKVD, via the coding sequence ATGATCGAGATCCCGACCGACCTCCCCGCGGAGCTCGTCCCGCTGTCCTGGCTGCTCGGCGTCTGGGAGGGCACCGGCGTCCTCGACTACGCCGTCGACGACGACCACACGCAGCTCGAGTTCGGGCAGCGGATCAGCTTCAGCCACGACGGTCAGTCGTATCTCAACTACAACGCCACCTCCTGGGTCCTCGACGAGCAGAGCACGCCGCTCGCCGCCGAGACCGGGTACTGGAGGCTCAGCCGCAAGCTCATCGAGGGCGACGCCGGCCCCGCGATGCTCCCCGGCGTCGGGCCGCGGCCGTTCACGACCGCCCAGTCGGTGGAGGCGCTCCGCGCTTCCAACGGCGCCTTCGACATCGACGTCGCGATCATCCACCCCGACGGCGTGACCGAGATCTACGTCGGCCAGGTCGCGGGCCCCCGCATCGACCTCGCCACCGACGCCGTGCTGCGCACCGCCGGCGCGAAGGAGTACACCGCTGCCACCCGGCTCTACGGCCTGGTCGAGAACCACCTGCTCTGGGCCTGGGACATCGCCGCGCTCGGGCACGAGTTGCGCACCCACGCGTCGGCGCGGCTTGCCAAGGTCGACTGA
- a CDS encoding response regulator transcription factor: MAQLLILTSAPDAEVLPALALLSHRTRQIPAEPASLVNAPSCDLIFVDARRDLASAKSLCKILTTTGITVPLLLVLTEGGLTAVSADWGVNDVVLESAGPAEVDARIRLAIGRQTQEHSQTKIQASGITIDEASYSAKAHGRQLDLTFKEFELLRFFATHPSRVFTREQLLSEVWGYDYFGGTRTVDVHVRRLRAKLGDLESLIGTVRNVGYRFNVYEDDNDRLPTSVRP, encoded by the coding sequence GTGGCGCAGCTGCTGATCCTCACCTCTGCCCCCGACGCCGAGGTGCTCCCGGCGCTCGCCCTCCTCAGCCATCGCACGCGGCAGATCCCCGCCGAGCCCGCCTCGCTCGTGAACGCACCGAGCTGCGACCTCATCTTCGTCGACGCGCGCCGCGACCTCGCCAGCGCGAAGTCGCTCTGCAAGATCCTGACGACGACCGGGATCACGGTCCCGCTCCTCCTCGTGCTCACGGAGGGCGGCCTCACCGCGGTCAGCGCCGACTGGGGAGTGAACGACGTCGTGCTCGAGTCCGCGGGACCGGCCGAGGTCGATGCCCGCATCCGCCTGGCGATCGGCCGTCAGACGCAGGAGCACTCGCAGACCAAGATCCAGGCCTCCGGGATCACGATCGACGAGGCCAGCTACTCGGCGAAAGCCCACGGGCGGCAGCTCGACCTCACCTTCAAGGAGTTCGAGCTCCTGCGCTTCTTCGCCACCCACCCTTCCCGGGTGTTCACGCGCGAGCAGCTCCTCAGCGAGGTGTGGGGCTACGACTACTTCGGAGGCACGCGCACCGTCGATGTGCACGTGCGGCGCCTGCGGGCGAAGCTCGGCGACCTCGAGTCGCTGATCGGGACGGTGCGCAACGTCGGGTACCGGTTCAACGTCTACGAGGACGACAACGACCGGTTGCCCACATCGGTCCGCCCCTGA
- a CDS encoding RNA degradosome polyphosphate kinase, whose amino-acid sequence MDGERTLESSLLDNGLGGSLGSDFDDDFAPFIYEPDPTLPEDRYLDRELSWLAFNQRVLELAEDPLVPVLERANFLAIFASNLDEFFMVRVAGLKRRIATGLAVPTNVGRAPQEVLADISAKAHELQLRHANAYRRLVLPALEEVGISVAAWDQLDEADRAQMREVFSQQIFPVLMPLAVDPAHPFPYISGLSLNLSVRVRNSRTGKEQFARLKVPQMLPRFVRIDQREGLGQVRFLPLEELIANHLGDLFPGMEILDHHVFRVTRNEDVEIDEDETENLIQALERELLRRRFGPPIRLEVTEDMDDVTLGLLVRELDVTEQEVYRLPGPLDLGGLFDLARIDRPELHYPNHVPTTPVQLMPSEPNAKPDLFAAIARQDVLVHHPYESFATSVQAFLEQAAADPHVLAIKQTLYRTSGDSPIVEALIDAAEAGKQVLALVEIKARFDEQNNISWARKLEKAGVHVVYGLVGLKTHCKLALVIREEKGVLRHYSHIGTGNYNPKTSRIYEDLGLLTADDQVGKDLTRLFNELSGYAIEKKFKRLLVAPLHLRKGLLKRIDTERANAAAGRPSGIRIKLNSIVDEAIIDALYRASQAGVPVDLWVRGICGVVPGREGLSENIRVRSVLGRYLEHSRVFSFVNDGDPQVYIGSADMMHRNLDRRVEALVRLTEPEHIAELGALLDLAFDARTAAWALDEEGVWTRHHLDENGKPLADLQNKLMQQYSHRPRSTRTGTRR is encoded by the coding sequence ATGGACGGCGAGCGCACCCTCGAGAGCAGTCTGCTTGACAACGGCCTGGGCGGAAGCCTCGGCAGTGACTTCGACGACGACTTCGCTCCCTTCATCTACGAGCCCGACCCCACGCTGCCGGAGGACCGCTACCTCGACCGCGAGCTGAGCTGGCTCGCGTTCAACCAGCGCGTGCTCGAACTCGCCGAGGACCCGCTGGTGCCCGTGCTCGAGCGGGCGAACTTCCTCGCCATCTTCGCCAGCAACCTCGACGAGTTCTTCATGGTGCGCGTGGCCGGCCTCAAGCGCCGCATCGCGACCGGGCTCGCGGTCCCGACCAACGTCGGGCGCGCTCCGCAGGAGGTCCTCGCGGACATCTCGGCCAAGGCGCACGAGCTGCAGCTGAGGCACGCGAACGCGTACCGCCGGCTCGTCCTCCCGGCCCTCGAGGAGGTCGGGATCTCCGTCGCCGCGTGGGACCAGCTCGACGAGGCCGACCGCGCCCAGATGCGCGAGGTGTTCTCGCAGCAGATCTTCCCGGTCCTGATGCCGCTGGCCGTCGACCCCGCCCACCCGTTCCCCTACATCTCGGGACTCTCGCTCAACCTCTCGGTGCGCGTGCGCAACTCCCGGACCGGCAAGGAGCAGTTCGCCCGCCTCAAGGTGCCGCAGATGCTCCCGCGGTTCGTCCGCATCGACCAGCGGGAGGGACTCGGTCAGGTGCGCTTCCTGCCCCTGGAGGAGCTCATCGCCAACCATCTGGGCGACCTCTTCCCCGGCATGGAGATCCTCGACCATCACGTCTTCCGGGTGACACGCAACGAAGACGTCGAGATCGACGAGGACGAGACCGAGAACCTCATCCAGGCGCTCGAGCGCGAGCTGCTGCGCCGGCGGTTCGGGCCGCCCATCCGGCTCGAGGTCACCGAGGACATGGACGACGTGACGCTCGGGCTCCTCGTGCGCGAGCTCGACGTCACCGAGCAGGAGGTCTACCGCCTCCCCGGGCCGCTCGACCTGGGCGGCCTGTTCGATCTGGCGAGGATCGACCGGCCCGAGCTCCACTACCCCAACCACGTGCCCACCACGCCGGTCCAGCTCATGCCGAGCGAGCCGAACGCCAAGCCCGACCTGTTCGCGGCGATCGCCCGGCAGGACGTCCTCGTGCACCACCCGTACGAGTCGTTCGCGACGAGCGTTCAGGCCTTCCTCGAGCAGGCGGCCGCCGACCCGCATGTCCTCGCCATCAAGCAGACGCTGTACCGCACCTCCGGCGACAGTCCGATCGTCGAGGCGCTGATCGACGCGGCCGAGGCGGGCAAGCAGGTGCTCGCGCTCGTCGAGATCAAGGCGCGCTTCGACGAGCAGAACAACATCTCGTGGGCGCGCAAGCTCGAGAAGGCGGGCGTGCACGTCGTCTACGGGCTCGTCGGGCTCAAGACCCACTGCAAGCTGGCGCTCGTCATCCGCGAGGAGAAGGGCGTCCTCCGCCACTACAGCCACATCGGCACCGGCAACTACAACCCGAAGACCTCGCGCATCTACGAAGACCTCGGGCTGCTGACCGCCGACGACCAGGTCGGCAAAGACCTGACGCGCCTGTTCAACGAGCTCTCCGGCTACGCCATCGAGAAGAAGTTCAAGCGCCTCCTCGTCGCGCCGCTGCACCTGCGCAAGGGCCTCCTCAAGCGGATCGACACGGAGCGCGCCAACGCGGCCGCCGGCCGGCCCTCGGGCATCCGGATCAAGCTCAACTCCATCGTCGACGAGGCGATCATCGATGCGCTCTACCGGGCGAGCCAGGCCGGGGTGCCCGTCGACCTCTGGGTGCGCGGCATCTGCGGCGTGGTCCCCGGCCGGGAGGGGCTGTCGGAGAACATCCGCGTGCGCTCCGTCCTCGGGCGCTACCTCGAGCACTCGCGCGTGTTCTCCTTCGTCAACGACGGCGACCCGCAGGTCTACATCGGCAGCGCCGACATGATGCACCGCAACCTCGACCGCCGGGTGGAGGCGCTGGTCCGGCTCACCGAGCCCGAGCACATCGCCGAGCTGGGCGCCCTGTTGGACCTCGCGTTCGACGCCCGGACGGCGGCCTGGGCGCTCGACGAGGAGGGCGTCTGGACCCGGCACCACCTCGACGAGAACGGCAAGCCGCTCGCCGACCTGCAGAATAAGCTCATGCAGCAGTACAGCCACCGGCCCCGCAGCACCCGCACCGGTACGAGGCGGTGA
- a CDS encoding NUDIX hydrolase encodes MSPAIYAAGALCWRVVDDRIVVLVVHRTKYGDVTIPKGKVDPGETLPETAVREIAEETGLRIALGVPLGISTYPLSSGRDKIVHYWAAEVSDKAIERSTFVPNAEIAAIEWVTLKKARGYLTYERDVEILDGFEALVRQGITSTFALIALRHGKAVPRDLWEGSDASRPLTERGVKQAASDVGTIRAWNPKRILTSDAVRCVTTVAPLAAATGIKPRREAGISQDAYEEGRGEVRAIVGKRIRSRKTAVLCSHGPVLPEILREIALATGTMPGGYLNDAAGLETGGFSVVHLSATNPASGIVSIETYAPVAG; translated from the coding sequence GTGAGCCCGGCCATCTACGCCGCGGGCGCCCTGTGCTGGCGCGTCGTGGACGACAGGATCGTCGTGCTGGTGGTGCATCGCACCAAGTACGGTGACGTCACGATCCCCAAGGGCAAGGTCGACCCCGGCGAGACGCTGCCGGAGACCGCGGTCCGCGAGATCGCGGAGGAGACCGGACTTCGCATCGCGCTCGGCGTACCGCTCGGAATCTCCACATACCCCCTGAGCAGCGGCCGCGACAAGATCGTCCACTACTGGGCGGCGGAGGTCAGCGACAAGGCGATCGAGCGATCGACGTTCGTCCCCAACGCCGAGATCGCCGCGATCGAGTGGGTGACCCTCAAGAAGGCCCGCGGCTACCTCACCTACGAGCGCGACGTCGAGATTCTCGATGGGTTCGAGGCCCTCGTACGCCAGGGGATCACGTCGACGTTCGCGCTGATCGCCCTGCGGCACGGCAAGGCGGTGCCGCGCGACCTGTGGGAGGGGAGCGACGCCTCCCGGCCCCTCACCGAGCGCGGCGTCAAGCAGGCGGCGAGCGACGTCGGCACCATCCGCGCCTGGAATCCGAAGCGGATCCTGACGAGCGACGCGGTCCGCTGCGTCACCACGGTCGCCCCGCTCGCCGCCGCGACCGGCATCAAGCCGCGGCGCGAGGCGGGCATCAGCCAGGACGCCTACGAGGAGGGCCGCGGCGAGGTCCGCGCCATCGTCGGCAAGCGCATCCGGTCGCGCAAGACCGCCGTGCTGTGCAGTCACGGCCCGGTCCTCCCGGAGATCCTCCGCGAGATCGCGCTCGCGACAGGGACGATGCCGGGCGGCTACCTCAACGATGCAGCGGGGCTCGAGACGGGCGGCTTCTCGGTCGTGCACCTCTCGGCGACGAACCCGGCCTCCGGCATCGTCTCGATCGAGACGTACGCCCCCGTCGCCGGCTGA